A genomic region of Sphingobacteriales bacterium contains the following coding sequences:
- a CDS encoding Bpu10I family restriction endonuclease, which produces MSSTPHKEKLLAAITNPKSNGDVDILKEALVAYETWISKTNTLTSLGETRIIEMTSLLNEYKDYLEVDLIAAKGSDFLKRQKGQLKLDNSIMEEFLIHLVSPKILNNLPTFELETGPQTAFMSLAFRPSSINTLNQKPEVILKVKDQDFTIGKAIYYKFSSDSEFTNPKTVEGKFYLAVLAAECKINYDKTMFQECAGTASRLKQGCPIAKYYALVEYLDMQPEDTRLTEIDNVFLLRKAKRLPFEKRSLLAEVKTQHRDFPISAEVIGKFTHEIQKFVDATWYNPDEALQRGSFV; this is translated from the coding sequence ATGAGCAGTACACCGCATAAAGAAAAACTTTTAGCAGCTATCACTAACCCCAAATCAAATGGAGATGTAGATATTTTAAAGGAAGCATTAGTAGCTTATGAAACTTGGATTAGTAAGACAAATACCTTGACTTCATTGGGAGAAACCCGAATTATTGAGATGACCTCATTGCTAAATGAGTACAAAGATTATTTGGAAGTTGACTTAATTGCTGCAAAGGGTTCGGACTTTTTAAAAAGGCAAAAAGGACAGTTAAAATTGGATAACAGTATAATGGAAGAATTTTTAATCCATTTAGTTAGCCCCAAGATTTTAAACAATTTGCCTACTTTTGAATTAGAAACTGGGCCACAAACGGCTTTTATGTCTTTGGCTTTTAGACCATCAAGCATAAATACCTTAAATCAAAAACCCGAAGTAATTCTTAAAGTGAAAGACCAAGATTTTACAATTGGCAAAGCTATTTATTATAAATTTTCATCTGATTCTGAATTCACAAATCCTAAAACAGTTGAAGGTAAATTTTATTTAGCAGTTTTAGCAGCAGAATGCAAAATCAATTATGACAAGACAATGTTTCAAGAATGTGCAGGAACTGCATCACGGCTAAAACAGGGTTGCCCAATCGCAAAATATTACGCCCTTGTTGAGTATTTAGATATGCAACCCGAAGATACACGATTGACAGAGATAGACAATGTTTTTCTTCTTCGTAAAGCAAAGCGTTTACCATTTGAAAAACGAAGTTTATTAGCAGAAGTAAAGACTCAACATAGAGACTTTCCTATTTCAGCAGAAGTCATTGGTAAATTCACTCACGAGATACAAAAATTCGTTGATGCTACTTGGTACAACCCTGATGAAGCATTACAAAGGGGTTCATTCGTCTAA
- a CDS encoding nucleoside phosphorylase, with amino-acid sequence MQSGILSSELVLNADGSIYHLSLRPEEIADTVILVGDPDRVAMVSAHFDRIDVQRQHREFVTHTGELNGKRLTVISTGIGTDNIDIVINELDALVNIDLQTRLPKNTHTSLQFIRIGTSGALQPDIPADSFLASQAGIGLDGLMLFYQMSYNSETSTYLNELGKKLPLQPYMAWGDEVLLEQMARDDFYRGITLTCGGFYAPQGRQLRLPVRFAGLLDFFQEQSFKGARFTNFEMETAGIYALAQLLGHRALSLNAILANRPSGTFTKDGKALVQRLIKTTLERF; translated from the coding sequence ATGCAATCCGGTATTTTATCCAGCGAATTGGTACTCAATGCTGACGGCAGTATTTACCATCTTTCCCTTCGTCCCGAAGAAATCGCCGACACCGTTATTTTAGTTGGCGACCCCGACCGCGTAGCTATGGTATCGGCGCATTTTGACCGCATTGATGTACAACGCCAACACCGCGAATTTGTCACACATACAGGAGAACTCAACGGCAAACGCCTGACTGTAATTTCCACCGGTATCGGCACAGATAATATTGATATTGTAATCAATGAATTAGATGCCCTCGTCAATATTGATTTACAAACACGTCTGCCCAAAAACACGCATACCTCTTTGCAGTTTATACGCATCGGCACATCGGGAGCTTTGCAGCCGGATATTCCGGCAGACAGTTTTTTAGCTTCGCAGGCAGGCATCGGTTTAGATGGTCTGATGCTTTTTTACCAAATGTCTTACAATTCTGAAACAAGTACCTACCTAAACGAATTAGGAAAAAAACTGCCTTTGCAACCTTATATGGCTTGGGGCGATGAGGTTTTGTTGGAACAAATGGCAAGAGATGATTTTTATAGAGGCATTACGCTCACTTGCGGTGGTTTTTATGCTCCGCAAGGCAGACAATTGCGCCTTCCGGTTCGTTTTGCAGGTCTGCTGGATTTTTTCCAAGAGCAAAGTTTTAAGGGTGCGCGTTTTACCAATTTTGAAATGGAAACTGCCGGCATTTACGCACTTGCCCAATTATTAGGGCATCGCGCCCTGTCGCTCAACGCCATTTTAGCCAACCGCCCTTCGGGAACTTTTACCAAAGACGGCAAAGCCTTAGTGCAACGCCTCATCAAAACGACTTTGGAGCGTTTTTGA
- the dusB gene encoding tRNA dihydrouridine synthase DusB, which produces MVKIANIELGEFPLLLAPMEDVSDPPFRVLCKSFGADLMYTEFISAEGLMRDAHKSVQKLDIYPEERPIGIQLFGGEMEAMCRSAEIVEAAQPDLLDINYGCPVKKVVCKDAGAGILRDIDKMVRLTEQVVKATRLPVTVKTRLGWDDDSKNVVEVAERLQDIGIQAISIHGRTRAQMYKGTADWTLIGEIKNNPRMHIPVFGNGDVDSPEKALAMRRQYGVDGIMIGRAAIGYPWIFREIKHFLATGQHLPPPTAAERVAAVRQHLLRSIEWKGSTLGILEMRQHYGNYFRGFENIKPYRSRLVATMQADELLSILDEIEHTYSNSPSFHSTTILE; this is translated from the coding sequence ATGGTAAAAATAGCAAATATTGAATTGGGCGAGTTTCCGCTCCTTTTAGCCCCGATGGAAGATGTGAGCGACCCGCCATTCAGGGTTTTGTGCAAAAGTTTCGGGGCTGATTTGATGTACACCGAATTTATTTCGGCAGAAGGCTTAATGCGCGATGCCCACAAAAGCGTACAAAAGCTCGATATTTATCCCGAAGAACGCCCCATTGGAATACAACTGTTCGGCGGAGAAATGGAAGCGATGTGCCGCAGTGCCGAAATTGTAGAAGCAGCCCAACCCGATTTGCTCGACATCAACTACGGCTGCCCCGTAAAAAAAGTGGTGTGCAAAGATGCTGGTGCAGGCATTTTGCGCGATATTGACAAAATGGTTCGCCTCACCGAGCAAGTGGTAAAAGCCACCCGATTGCCCGTAACCGTAAAAACACGATTGGGCTGGGACGACGACAGCAAAAATGTGGTAGAAGTAGCTGAACGGCTGCAAGATATAGGCATACAAGCCATTTCTATACACGGGCGCACCAGAGCGCAAATGTACAAAGGCACTGCCGACTGGACACTCATCGGCGAAATAAAAAACAACCCGCGTATGCACATTCCCGTTTTTGGAAACGGCGATGTGGATAGCCCCGAAAAAGCACTCGCTATGCGCCGGCAATACGGCGTAGATGGCATCATGATAGGAAGAGCCGCCATCGGCTACCCTTGGATTTTTCGCGAAATAAAACATTTTCTTGCCACCGGACAGCACCTGCCGCCGCCCACTGCCGCCGAGCGCGTAGCCGCCGTCCGTCAGCACCTCCTCCGCTCCATCGAATGGAAAGGGAGCACTTTGGGGATTTTGGAAATGCGCCAACACTACGGCAATTATTTTCGCGGTTTTGAAAACATAAAACCCTACCGCAGCCGTTTGGTAGCCACTATGCAAGCCGATGAATTATTGAGTATTTTGGACGAAATAGAACACACTTACAGCAACAGCCCTTCATTTCATAGTACGACAATATTAGAGTAA
- a CDS encoding AAA family ATPase produces the protein MPSITPAQEAIAYLQQLLQTEKQEDIQQYNQYIIKQSVAERQRKGTAWFPSELKDSGYGIGDTPFVVIERTRDTDKPHQFSAGKLVSFFTQAAGVENPTAKGVINYVTDKRMKIFLNTPELPEWIDEGKLGVDLLFDERSYREMEKALQLVAAAERNRLAELREMLLGKQNIVFSEVATLPLLPPHLNDSQQAALQQVLEAEDVALIHGPPGTGKTTTLVQIIKTLADSGQRVLACAPSNSAVDLLLTRLLHEGLNAVRIGNISRLDEEIVTHTLEGILYALPDAKEIKRMKLQADDYRRRAGKFKRNFGVAEREERRRLYTEARDLTNQVALIEHYLINRILDNASVVCATLVGAADRYLMGKRFDWVVIDEASQALEPATWIPIAKAHKVLFAGDPFQLPPTVKSFDAERKGLSKTLMEKALLRLPKVSLLDVQYRMNEQIMAFPNRYFYNNRLQAHEWVKTWQLPLLNGKNQPVEFIDTAGCGFEEKENAQNSSLYNPEEAALLWKHLEQLLQHINPDLPFPSIGIVSPYKAQVVYLQNMLNDYLQQQQLAPHININTIDSFQGQERDIIYISLVRSNEKQDIGFLKDYRRMNVAMTRARKKLVIIGDSATLAQHDFYEQLLDYVQQNNSYTSAWEYMGG, from the coding sequence ATGCCCAGCATTACCCCCGCACAAGAGGCTATCGCTTATCTGCAACAACTCCTTCAAACCGAAAAACAGGAGGATATTCAACAATATAATCAATATATCATTAAACAATCTGTTGCCGAGCGGCAGCGCAAAGGAACAGCGTGGTTTCCGAGCGAACTCAAAGACAGTGGCTACGGCATCGGCGACACCCCCTTTGTGGTGATTGAGCGCACCCGCGATACCGACAAACCTCATCAATTTTCTGCCGGAAAATTAGTGAGCTTCTTCACACAAGCCGCCGGCGTAGAAAATCCCACCGCCAAGGGCGTTATCAACTACGTCACCGACAAACGTATGAAAATATTTCTCAACACCCCCGAACTGCCCGAATGGATAGATGAAGGAAAATTGGGTGTTGATTTGTTGTTTGATGAGCGCAGCTACCGCGAAATGGAAAAAGCCCTCCAACTCGTAGCCGCCGCCGAGCGCAATCGTTTAGCCGAACTGCGCGAGATGCTGTTAGGCAAGCAAAATATTGTTTTTTCGGAGGTGGCAACACTGCCCCTGCTTCCACCCCACCTCAACGACTCGCAGCAGGCTGCCTTGCAGCAGGTGCTCGAAGCCGAAGATGTAGCCCTCATTCACGGTCCCCCCGGCACCGGAAAAACTACCACTTTGGTACAAATCATCAAAACCCTCGCCGACTCGGGGCAGCGCGTACTCGCCTGTGCGCCCAGCAATAGTGCCGTTGATTTATTGCTCACGCGCCTACTCCACGAAGGCTTAAATGCAGTGCGTATCGGCAATATTTCGCGCTTGGACGAAGAAATTGTAACGCATACCCTCGAAGGCATTTTGTATGCCCTGCCCGATGCCAAAGAAATAAAACGCATGAAGCTGCAAGCCGATGATTACCGCCGCCGTGCCGGAAAATTTAAGCGCAACTTCGGCGTGGCAGAGCGCGAAGAACGCCGCCGCCTCTATACCGAAGCCCGCGACCTCACCAATCAGGTGGCACTCATTGAGCATTATCTCATCAATCGTATTTTGGACAATGCCTCGGTGGTGTGCGCTACTTTGGTGGGAGCCGCCGACCGCTATCTCATGGGCAAGCGTTTTGATTGGGTCGTTATTGACGAAGCCTCCCAAGCCCTCGAACCCGCTACATGGATTCCCATCGCCAAAGCCCACAAAGTACTCTTTGCCGGCGACCCTTTTCAACTGCCTCCTACCGTAAAAAGTTTTGATGCCGAGCGCAAAGGATTGAGCAAAACCCTCATGGAAAAAGCCCTCCTCCGTCTGCCCAAAGTGAGCTTGCTCGATGTTCAATACCGTATGAACGAACAGATTATGGCTTTCCCGAACCGCTATTTTTACAACAACCGCCTCCAAGCGCACGAGTGGGTAAAAACGTGGCAACTGCCCCTGCTCAACGGAAAAAACCAGCCTGTGGAGTTCATTGATACGGCAGGCTGCGGCTTCGAAGAAAAAGAAAACGCCCAAAACAGCAGCCTCTACAACCCCGAAGAAGCCGCCCTCTTGTGGAAGCACTTAGAGCAACTGCTCCAACACATCAACCCAGACTTGCCTTTCCCTTCCATTGGTATCGTTTCGCCCTACAAAGCGCAGGTCGTTTATTTACAAAATATGCTCAACGATTACCTCCAACAACAGCAACTCGCCCCCCACATCAACATCAATACCATTGATTCTTTTCAGGGGCAGGAGCGCGACATTATTTATATTTCTTTGGTGCGAAGCAATGAAAAACAAGACATCGGGTTTTTGAAAGATTATCGCCGTATGAACGTAGCAATGACCCGCGCCCGCAAAAAATTAGTCATTATCGGCGATAGTGCCACCCTCGCCCAACACGACTTTTACGAGCAGCTCCTCGACTATGTTCAGCAAAACAACAGCTACACTTCAGCTTGGGAGTATATGGGGGGGTAG
- a CDS encoding T9SS type A sorting domain-containing protein, which translates to MRKKIYHLIIICAGILAQHSTHAQCIATASINVAIENCTGIKEADHINLHISPNPSSDWITINGQCKSNNKELYIEIRNTLGQVIHQQPAAINGAAFSEQLFIQNYQAGVYWIVLRNAANNDMRAYPFVKR; encoded by the coding sequence ATGAGAAAAAAAATATATCACCTGATAATCATCTGTGCAGGAATATTGGCACAGCACAGCACACACGCACAATGTATTGCTACGGCTTCTATTAATGTAGCGATAGAAAATTGTACGGGCATAAAAGAAGCAGACCATATAAATTTACACATTTCGCCCAACCCGAGCAGCGATTGGATAACGATAAACGGACAGTGTAAAAGCAACAACAAGGAATTGTATATAGAAATACGCAACACTTTGGGTCAGGTAATACACCAACAGCCGGCGGCAATAAACGGTGCTGCTTTCTCCGAACAACTTTTTATACAAAATTATCAGGCGGGTGTGTATTGGATAGTGCTGCGCAATGCCGCAAATAACGATATGCGAGCCTATCCTTTTGTGAAACGATAA
- a CDS encoding gliding motility-associated C-terminal domain-containing protein: MQADRDTLEIFWGDGSSEKIWRTNGPSGPDGVPSGEVFDDNETKKNIYKGIHVYPGAFPFYVVSVLDPNRISNIVNINFGESVNIPFYIEDTLFLPNPQFYGYNNSPILYQPPIDHGAVGEIFIHNPNAWDIDGDSLYFEFIVPKQATAQEVPAYRYLDEVMAGADNVVTLDPHTGELIWNTPQQTGIYNIAILIREYRSGEQIGTMVRDMQIFIDETTNRPPEIAAVRDTCIFLGEQLTLQVSATDPNIPLQPLHLTAYGGPLELDISPATFTANNGSGMASGTFQWQTVCAHVFSSNYTVVFKAQDDFINNLGQSIHLVDLETWQINVVAPPPYNLTTQLIGNGVQINWEQPYVCQTSEKFYGFSVWRKEGCDSTVYDRCQQGMSADDGYILLAENINQYTYTDNTAKPGFSYTYRIVAHFSDVSTAGNYPLNTAQSVPSAGVCVELPQNIPLMTQVSVINTDVANGVIAVTWTKPDAIALDTLVNTPPYTYELLRADGIGGNNFVPITSFTANTYSAANDTTYTDTALNTEGQAYTYRINFYVSGSFLLGSSEIASSVRLEIAPTDNQNNLTWQAEVPWQNYEYVIYRSTDGLAYDSIATTIIPAYEDRPLTNGKSYCYYIEAKGSYFNSAVAAPLLNNSQRTCATPIDNVPPCAPTLAVSNDCDSLSQGEPVSDTFNQNRLDWAINDASCWEDISGYIIYTAPTAVSPYIVLDTLEGISVSDYVHTVANSLAVCYYVAAYDSAYNVSNSNIVCKDACLEYELPNTFTPNGDGDNELFVPRRSVFVSSIDLKIYNRWGNLVFETSDPAINWNGTDQQSGKELAEGVYFYVCDVLALNSISGESTIEKQLSGYIELLRGKD, translated from the coding sequence GTGCAAGCCGACCGCGACACTTTGGAAATATTTTGGGGCGATGGCAGCAGCGAAAAAATATGGCGCACTAATGGACCTTCGGGTCCCGACGGCGTACCCTCCGGCGAAGTATTCGACGACAACGAAACCAAAAAAAACATCTACAAAGGCATACACGTTTATCCGGGAGCTTTTCCTTTTTATGTCGTTTCGGTACTCGACCCCAACCGCATTTCCAACATTGTCAATATCAACTTCGGCGAGTCGGTCAATATTCCTTTTTACATAGAAGACACGCTTTTTTTACCCAACCCCCAATTTTACGGCTACAATAATTCGCCCATTCTTTATCAGCCGCCCATTGACCATGGCGCAGTAGGCGAAATTTTTATCCACAATCCCAATGCTTGGGATATAGACGGCGACAGCCTCTATTTTGAATTTATCGTACCCAAACAAGCCACCGCACAGGAAGTACCTGCCTATCGCTATTTAGATGAAGTAATGGCAGGGGCAGATAATGTGGTTACTTTAGACCCCCACACCGGCGAACTGATATGGAACACGCCCCAGCAAACAGGTATTTACAATATCGCTATCCTTATCCGCGAGTACCGAAGCGGGGAGCAAATAGGAACGATGGTGCGCGATATGCAGATTTTCATTGACGAAACCACCAACCGCCCGCCCGAAATCGCCGCCGTGCGCGATACTTGTATTTTTTTGGGCGAGCAACTCACGCTGCAAGTGAGTGCCACCGACCCCAACATTCCCCTGCAACCTCTACATCTCACCGCTTATGGCGGTCCTTTGGAATTAGATATTAGTCCGGCTACTTTTACGGCAAACAACGGTTCGGGAATGGCGAGCGGCACTTTTCAATGGCAAACGGTATGCGCACACGTTTTCAGTTCCAACTATACGGTAGTTTTCAAAGCACAGGACGATTTTATCAATAATCTCGGGCAAAGTATTCATTTGGTGGATTTGGAGACGTGGCAAATCAATGTAGTAGCTCCGCCGCCTTATAATTTAACCACCCAATTAATCGGAAACGGCGTACAAATAAACTGGGAGCAACCTTATGTATGCCAAACCTCCGAAAAATTTTATGGTTTTTCCGTTTGGCGCAAAGAGGGCTGCGACAGCACAGTATATGACCGTTGCCAACAAGGTATGAGTGCCGATGACGGCTATATTTTGCTGGCGGAAAATATCAATCAATACACCTATACCGACAATACCGCTAAACCCGGATTTAGTTACACTTATCGCATAGTGGCACATTTTTCTGACGTAAGTACCGCCGGAAACTATCCACTGAACACCGCCCAAAGCGTACCTTCGGCGGGTGTATGCGTGGAGTTGCCGCAAAATATTCCCCTGATGACACAGGTGAGCGTTATCAATACCGATGTCGCCAACGGCGTAATCGCTGTAACGTGGACAAAACCCGATGCCATCGCCTTAGATACTTTGGTCAATACACCGCCTTATACTTACGAACTACTCCGTGCCGACGGTATCGGCGGAAATAATTTTGTACCAATAACCTCTTTTACCGCCAACACCTATTCCGCCGCCAACGACACCACCTATACCGACACCGCCCTCAATACCGAAGGGCAAGCCTATACCTATCGCATCAATTTTTATGTATCGGGCAGTTTTCTGCTCGGCAGCAGCGAAATTGCCTCATCGGTACGCTTGGAAATAGCCCCCACCGACAATCAAAATAACCTCACATGGCAGGCAGAAGTGCCTTGGCAAAACTACGAATATGTGATATACCGCAGCACCGATGGCCTCGCCTACGACTCCATCGCTACTACAATCATTCCCGCTTATGAAGACCGCCCCTTGACCAACGGAAAATCCTATTGCTATTATATTGAAGCAAAAGGCAGCTATTTCAACAGTGCGGTAGCTGCACCGCTACTCAACAACTCGCAGCGTACCTGTGCTACACCCATTGACAATGTGCCGCCTTGCGCCCCCACCCTCGCAGTGAGCAACGATTGCGACAGCCTCAGTCAGGGCGAACCCGTAAGCGATACTTTTAATCAAAATCGTTTAGATTGGGCGATAAATGACGCAAGCTGTTGGGAAGATATATCGGGCTACATCATTTATACCGCCCCTACTGCCGTCTCGCCTTACATTGTATTGGATACTTTAGAAGGCATTTCGGTGAGCGATTATGTGCATACCGTCGCCAATTCGCTGGCAGTTTGCTATTATGTAGCAGCCTACGATTCGGCATACAACGTAAGCAACAGCAACATTGTGTGCAAAGACGCTTGTTTGGAATACGAACTCCCCAACACATTCACACCCAACGGCGATGGCGACAACGAATTATTTGTGCCGCGCCGCAGCGTTTTTGTGAGCAGCATTGACCTTAAAATATACAATCGCTGGGGAAATTTGGTATTTGAAACCTCCGACCCCGCCATCAACTGGAACGGCACCGACCAACAAAGCGGCAAAGAATTAGCCGAAGGTGTGTATTTTTATGTATGCGATGTATTGGCGTTGAACAGCATTTCGGGAGAAAGCACCATAGAAAAGCAACTTTCCGGTTATATTGAATTGCTGCGCGGGAAAGATTAA
- a CDS encoding methionyl-tRNA formyltransferase, with product MGTPEFAVLPLQTLLAAGCEVCAVVTVADKAAGRGHQLQMSPVKQCAVAHHIPVLQPEKLRDTTFLEQLRAFNADLFVVVAFRMLPAAVFTMPHLGTINLHASLLPQYRGAAPINWAVINGERESGVTTFFIEQEIDKGKIIFQESVPLAHDTTAGALHDMLMQKGAALLLKTVLAIESGNYPQTEQAHIAEEHLKKAPKIFKEHCEIQWQQPCEQVYNFVRGLSPYPAAYTWLQGQRLKILSGTVLLQRHTLAAGEAVLQNGELLFACNDGFFVCGEVQLEGKRRMSAAELLRGWRNVS from the coding sequence ATGGGCACACCCGAATTTGCTGTGTTGCCGCTACAAACTTTATTAGCTGCCGGCTGCGAAGTCTGTGCAGTGGTTACGGTTGCCGACAAAGCCGCCGGACGGGGGCATCAGCTTCAAATGTCGCCCGTAAAACAATGTGCCGTGGCGCACCATATTCCGGTGCTGCAACCTGAAAAACTGCGCGATACAACATTTTTAGAACAACTTCGCGCTTTCAATGCCGATTTGTTTGTGGTGGTGGCGTTTCGTATGCTGCCGGCAGCGGTGTTCACGATGCCGCATTTGGGCACTATCAATCTGCACGCTTCTTTGCTGCCTCAATATCGCGGAGCTGCTCCCATCAATTGGGCTGTTATCAACGGCGAGCGCGAAAGCGGTGTAACTACTTTTTTTATAGAGCAGGAAATTGATAAAGGAAAAATAATTTTTCAGGAAAGTGTGCCGCTTGCGCACGATACTACCGCCGGTGCCTTGCACGATATGCTGATGCAGAAAGGGGCGGCTTTGTTGCTCAAAACGGTGTTGGCGATTGAAAGCGGCAATTATCCGCAAACAGAACAAGCCCACATAGCAGAAGAACATTTAAAAAAAGCACCCAAAATTTTTAAAGAACATTGCGAAATTCAGTGGCAGCAACCCTGCGAACAGGTGTATAATTTTGTGCGGGGCTTGTCGCCTTATCCGGCGGCATATACTTGGTTGCAGGGGCAACGCCTCAAAATATTGTCGGGTACTGTGCTGCTTCAACGGCATACTTTGGCGGCGGGCGAAGCGGTGCTGCAAAACGGCGAATTGCTTTTTGCCTGTAATGATGGTTTTTTTGTGTGCGGCGAGGTGCAATTAGAAGGCAAACGCCGCATGTCTGCCGCCGAGTTGTTGCGCGGGTGGCGCAATGTTTCATAG
- the menD gene encoding 2-succinyl-5-enolpyruvyl-6-hydroxy-3-cyclohexene-1-carboxylic-acid synthase, which translates to MKNTDHRYVRYLADICADKGMRHAVFSPGSRCAPLVMAFHRHPHIQCHVIVDERCAAFYALGIAQQTRQPVALICTSGTATLNYAPALAEAFYQEVPLLVLTADRPAEWIDQADMQSIRQVGVYANYIRKSFQLPHHSPPQADDLWYACRLVNEALNVSLYPTAAPVHINVPLREPLYDETDTSTDNYIPKRIDLEGGERVLRFPQHAYLWDLWHNSPKKMLLAGLLPPDARLLRLLRTLQRREDMVLLCESTSNLNDDAFFSNTDRLIDGCNEQQQQYLQPDLLVSFGGMIVSKKIKQFLRKHPPKHHILLHENAAHHDTFQLLTQIVAVPPQAFFSFILEGSKKISRTDAAQPYYHFFQHINHRHRLRQQQYLKQIPFCDLKIFDVLWQYLPKNALLQLGNSTPVRYSNIFGLRGRQIAYGNRGVGGIDGTTSTAAGAAIADTQARLTVLITGDLAFFYDSNALWNEELSPNLRIILINNGGGSIFRIIPGPDQLPPTELQRYFDTPHHLNAEPLAQLYHLEYAACSNEKQLKQALPSFFGKSDRAKILEIKSDKALSAEVLRNYFRCFQ; encoded by the coding sequence ATGAAAAACACCGACCATCGCTATGTGCGCTATTTAGCCGACATTTGCGCCGACAAAGGTATGCGGCACGCGGTGTTTTCGCCCGGCTCGCGCTGCGCCCCCTTAGTGATGGCTTTTCACCGCCACCCGCACATTCAGTGCCACGTCATCGTTGATGAACGCTGCGCCGCTTTTTATGCCTTGGGTATCGCACAGCAAACCCGCCAACCTGTCGCACTCATTTGCACCTCCGGCACTGCCACCCTCAATTATGCGCCAGCCCTCGCCGAAGCCTTCTATCAGGAAGTGCCTTTGCTCGTGCTTACCGCCGACCGACCTGCGGAGTGGATAGACCAAGCCGATATGCAGAGTATTCGCCAAGTGGGAGTATATGCCAACTATATAAGAAAAAGTTTTCAGCTGCCCCACCACTCTCCCCCGCAAGCCGATGATTTGTGGTATGCCTGCCGCCTGGTCAATGAAGCACTCAATGTGTCGCTGTATCCTACGGCGGCACCGGTGCATATCAATGTGCCTTTGCGCGAGCCGCTGTATGACGAAACCGACACCTCCACCGATAATTATATCCCCAAACGCATTGATTTGGAGGGCGGCGAGCGGGTGTTGCGCTTTCCGCAGCACGCTTATTTGTGGGATTTGTGGCACAACAGCCCAAAAAAAATGCTCCTCGCCGGACTGCTGCCGCCCGATGCCCGCCTGCTCAGATTATTACGCACCCTGCAACGCCGCGAAGATATGGTGCTGCTCTGCGAAAGCACTTCCAATTTGAATGATGATGCTTTTTTTAGCAATACCGACCGCCTCATTGATGGCTGCAATGAGCAGCAACAACAATATTTGCAGCCCGATTTGTTGGTATCTTTCGGCGGAATGATTGTATCTAAAAAAATAAAACAGTTTTTGCGCAAGCACCCCCCCAAACACCATATCCTGCTCCACGAAAACGCCGCCCATCACGATACTTTTCAGTTGCTCACACAAATTGTGGCAGTGCCGCCACAGGCGTTTTTTTCTTTTATATTAGAAGGCTCTAAAAAAATTTCCCGCACTGATGCCGCACAGCCCTATTATCATTTTTTTCAGCATATCAACCATCGCCACCGCCTCCGGCAGCAGCAATATTTAAAACAAATCCCTTTTTGTGATTTGAAAATTTTTGATGTTTTGTGGCAATACCTGCCCAAAAATGCGCTGCTCCAACTCGGCAACAGTACGCCGGTGCGCTATTCCAATATTTTCGGATTGCGGGGTCGGCAAATCGCTTACGGCAATCGCGGCGTGGGCGGTATTGATGGCACTACTTCTACGGCGGCAGGGGCTGCCATTGCTGATACGCAAGCGCGGCTCACCGTGCTGATAACCGGAGATTTGGCTTTTTTTTACGACAGCAACGCCCTTTGGAACGAGGAATTATCACCCAATTTGCGCATTATCCTCATCAATAACGGCGGCGGCAGTATTTTTCGTATTATTCCGGGTCCCGACCAATTGCCGCCCACCGAATTACAACGCTATTTTGACACGCCCCACCACCTCAATGCCGAACCTTTGGCGCAGTTGTATCATTTGGAATATGCCGCTTGCAGCAACGAAAAACAATTAAAGCAGGCTTTGCCTTCGTTTTTTGGAAAATCCGACAGGGCAAAAATTTTGGAAATAAAAAGTGATAAAGCATTGAGTGCTGAAGTATTGCGCAATTATTTTCGCTGTTTTCAGTAA